tccagtcaagtgccccccgcagtgcccgtcacccattcacccccacctcccgccctcctccccttccatcacccctagtttgtttcccagagttaggagtctttatgttctgtctccctttctgatacttcttacccatttcttctcccttcccctctattccctttcgcactattatctatattccccaaatgaatgagaacatacaatgtttgtccttctctgattgacttacttcattcaccataataccttccagttccatccacgttgaagcaaatggtgggtatttgttgtttctaatggctgagtaatattccattgtatacataaaccacatcttctttatccattcatctttcaatggacactgaagctccttccacagtttggctattgtggacattgctgctagaaacatcggggtgcaggtgtcccggcgtttcttTGCATCTGAATCATTGGGGTAAATTCCCTTTTTCCTTTGACATAAATGACACTTCTATTCTAGCAGTCTAGAGGGAAATGACACAATAGGTGATATGCTGCCCTCCTGATTTTGGAATGGGCTGAACACCTCAGTTCTCCTTAATTGTGGACTTTGTCCTTGAATAGGCTATGCGGGTCCAAGAACTGCTGGAGCCGTGGTTCATGGCCCACTTATCTGGAATTGAGGGAACAGACTCTTCTCTTGGTTTGTTGGCACCCTCTGTATCCACGATGCTTTTCAGttgatgttttgcttttttcctccaaTAATtcaaggggagagggggaaatagcagttctcatttttcttttctttttttttttataaagttctcatttttcattccatttccaCATTGCTTCCTTTTCCCGACTTAGGGCATGTAGCTTCTCCTTGGTATGTAGCCGGTGACCTCTATGTGATGCTTGCATGTCTTTATTGTTATGTTTCTTACAGAAAATGTGGGATCAAGAAAAGGACCACTTGAAAAAGTTCAACGAGTTGATGGTTGCATTCAGGGTGCGGCCGACGATTCTGATGCCCTTTTGGAACGTGGTGGGGTTTGCACTGGGTATGTGTCTGTCCAGAAGAGCTTACATGAGCTTAGGGATCTGGCAATGATTAAATCGGTAAAATACCGATTTCATAATTCTTTATGTGTCCTCTTAACcacctttttatttccttaacatttttaaaagtcaaatggaCTTTTTTGGGGGacttaaatttacttaattttacttactttactttttttttaaattttacttaaatttacttaaatatttatgtatttgaatcaGTACTTTTATAAATAGAAGGTGCGATAAAAGCAAAtacaacagagaaggaaaaaaactagaGCAATTCAGGTGTATCCAGTTGATATTCTCTGACAAAGGTTCTAAGCTTGAGATCAGCTCACTCTTAAAAAGGGAgaagactggggatccctgggtggttcaatggtttagtgcctgcctttagatgagggcgtgatcctggagtcccggaatcaagttccttatcgggctccctgctctctctctctctcatgaatagataaataaaatctaaaaaaaaaaaaaaaaggagaagactaTTTgttagaaaagaatcaaagacaTACCCCAAATGAAGACTTTCTTCTTGCTATATTGAGAGGGTTCAGAAGAGCCTTGAAAAGAGAATAGCATTCTTACTATGTGATTCGGGATTTAGCAGTGTGACCTAATACCACCTAAAACCGGTTTTCACTGGGCAGGTTGCTCCTAAGCATAGATGGCagtgtctagagacatttttggctgtcacaaTCAGGgctgctactggcatccagtgggtagaggccaggggtgctgttAATGTCCTCCAATGCCCAGGACAGCCCTAACAACAGCGAATTACCCAGCCCCAGAGCCCGGAGTACTGAGCTCGACGAACTCTGACCTGACATGATCTCTCCTCACCAGTGTGGTCTCAGTCCCATCCCTTTCTGCTCTGGATTTGACAATTCCAGGTGCAGGAACTGCCCTGCTTGGGAAAGAGGGAGCAATGGCCTGCACTGTGGCTGTGGAAGAGTCCATAGCACATCACTATAACAACCAGATCAGGACGCTGATGGAGAAGGATCCTGAAAAATACGAGGAGCTTCTTCAGGTATTTGAATATACTCTGGAAAGGGGCTGCCAAGGGAGAAAAGGGCAACTtggtaaggaggaaaaaaaatagaaaagtagggAATGACAGGCCTTAGAAACCTAGGAGAGCACCTCATTCTAAAGGTAGGAAGCACAGAAAGCCAAAGCCGTGGGCCCTGGTCACATGCTCAGGGAGAGCTGGGACCAGAAGCTATGTCTCCGGAGCCCACATCTATATTCTCCACTTCTGGATCACTGAAAGATTCTGAACAAATGTGAGCACAAAAccctcagaataaataaatgaaataataggtATCTTCAGATGATGTTCTATAGCAAATGAGGgaactgtttaatttttttttttaagtctaaattAGGGATTGGTAAATCCTGGCCTGGGGCAGACCACCTATTTCTGTAAAttgttttattggaacatagccacaccTGCCCGTTTAGATGTCCATGGCTGCTGTCCCTGGCAGAGTTAAGTAGGTGTGAAGGGGACCATACTGCCGTGGAGCTTGAAGTGTTGATCTCCGGCCCTTCATAGAGAAAGGTTGCCTACCCCTGTCTTAGATGGTAGTATGAGGATTTAACCTCCAGGAGGAGATAGGACAGAAGGAGAGTTGGATCCTGActtgctttgatttctttgtatttaacCAGGTGATAAGGAAATTTCGGGATGAAGAGCTAGAGCACCATGACATAGGCCTTGAACATGATGCACAACTGGTAGGAGACCTCCCTTTACTATTTGCTTGTGGGACTCTGGGCACCTTATTTGGAAGATTAAGGGGTGAGAGGTTTTTGTGTCTTGAGAAGTAGATTTCATTGTAAccaccaaagaaaacaaaccaaaacagtgCTTTGACAAAAAAGCAGGCCAATGCGTTGCTCCCAGCTGGGATCTTGTTTCTTGCTTCTCCCTTCATCATTTCCACTAGcagcttccttccccttcctgacCAAAAACCAATTGATTCAAATGCTCTGATAGTCATGAAACCACCCCAACCTGATGAATTTAAAGACATTGTTAGATCTTAAGTCTTATCCAGAGAGTTCCAGCCTTGCCATACCAGGCCATGTCTTCCTGCTACAAGTGAACATAGAAcatgtttcttttgtttgcttattatcatttttaacagGCTCCAGCATACACCATTTTGAAGAACCTTATCCAGGCCGGATGCAGCATGGCGATATATTTAtcagaaagattttaaagtatgTCCATTTTTCCCTGTCTACAAAAGATGACAGTGATTTAACAAGTGGCACTGGCAGTAAAGGAAATGTGCAATTATTGGTATATGAAACTTGTTAATAAACtgcaggagctttttttttttcattaataaaactctctagtgttttttttttcccctgtactGCCTTCTGCTAGAAGGCTGACCGCTCACCGGGTTTATTTCAGTTAAAACAAATGTAGCTCTTCCTTGTTTGTTCCATAGTCcattattttgtaaaacattAAGAATGAATCGTtaagaaaataatgggaaatttttttttagatttatttatttatttattttggaggggatGGGAATGCACACGCATGAGtgcaggagagaatctcaaagcagactccctgctgaacacagagcgcGGCGAGGGGCTTGATATCACGACCCTAAGataataacctgagccaaaagcaagagttggatgctcaactgactgagccacccaggtgtcccagaaataagagaaatctttaagaaagaaaatttgatttcACTCCTAACCAAAAGTAATTTCAAACATGAGGGTGTTGAAGATCAACAAACCAAGACTGTCAAATCCATTAGTTAAATAGAAGACTGCCATTATTTCCAGCGGCCTCCTTAGctgctcttcctctcttctaGATTTCTCCTTACCAGAGGGTGCCAGGGTGTCTTGCATGGCCCAGTTTTGTCTGTCCTCTTTGTCTTGGTATCCCATCCTGCCTTGTGGCTCATTCCCTACCATTCCCTTTTCAGCCCAGCTTTCTCATTTCCAAATATCCAACTGTCTACCCAGCTCTTCCACTTGGAAGTCAGAGAGACCCTCAAGCTCCACGTGCCCCATCTGaactcctcccccacctccatcccgATGCCCCAGCGGCGTTCCTTATCACAGTTAATAGCAGCTCCATCCTTCTGGTCCTCAGGCTAAAATCTCTAGACTCACCTTTGACACCTACCTAAATCACACCTCCATCCAGTCTGCCCGGACATCCTACAGGCTCTGCCAAAGCCTTTTCACTGCCTCAGGAGCTGCCACCCTCATCTTACCTGGATTATTTTAGAAGCCTCCTTACTATTCTTCCTGCCTTACCCTGTCCTCCCACAATCCATTCTTCACCCACAGCCACAGTGATCCTTTGAACTGTATGCCAGGCCATGTTCCTGCTCAGCTCAGAAACCCCCCAATGGCTTTTCCCAGTTCCCTCAGCATCAGAGTCAAAGTCCCTAAAATGGTTTCTAAGAACCTGCGTGATTTGGCCCTCTGACCCCTTCCCCTTTTCCTCAGTGTGCTCCAGCCATGCTGGCCTCCTTGCCATTTCTCAAAACACCAAGCAAGCTCCTGTCTCAGGGCATTTGCaatggctgttccctctgcctgcagatAGCCACATGGACAAATCCCTCACCAACTCTCAAACTTTTGTCTCATGTCACTTCTTAAAGGAGGCCTACCCTGACCACCTCTTTCAAAATTGCAAACCCTATCCCACTGCATGCTTCATCCCACTTGTTcaactcttccattttttttctccccataatGCTCATCAACTTCTGGCATAT
The genomic region above belongs to Vulpes lagopus strain Blue_001 chromosome 3, ASM1834538v1, whole genome shotgun sequence and contains:
- the COQ7 gene encoding 5-demethoxyubiquinone hydroxylase, mitochondrial isoform X3, with amino-acid sequence MSCAARAAVRSLWRLRAGTLRPLTAYGRRIGVRFYSSGMTLDNVNRAAVDRIIRVDHAGEYGANRIYAGQMAVLGRTSVGPVIQKMWDQEKDHLKKFNELMVAFRVRPTILMPFWNVVGFALGAGTALLGKEGAMACTVAVEESIAHHYNNQIRTLMEKDPEKYEELLQVIRKFRDEELEHHDIGLEHDAQLVSIAQASCLKAASTETSG
- the COQ7 gene encoding 5-demethoxyubiquinone hydroxylase, mitochondrial isoform X2, which encodes MSCAARAAVRSLWRLRAGTLRPLTAYGRRIGVRFYSSGMTLDNVNRAAVDRIIRVDHAGEYGANRIYAGQMAVLGRTSVGPVIQKMWDQEKDHLKKFNELMVAFRVRPTILMPFWNVVGFALGAGTALLGKEGAMACTVAVEESIAHHYNNQIRTLMEKDPEKYEELLQVIRKFRDEELEHHDIGLEHDAQLAPAYTILKNLIQAGCSMAIYLSERF
- the COQ7 gene encoding 5-demethoxyubiquinone hydroxylase, mitochondrial isoform X4, with product MTLDNVNRAAVDRIIRVDHAGEYGANRIYAGQMAVLGRTSVGPVIQKMWDQEKDHLKKFNELMVAFRVRPTILMPFWNVVGFALGAGTALLGKEGAMACTVAVEESIAHHYNNQIRTLMEKDPEKYEELLQVIRKFRDEELEHHDIGLEHDAQLGKCDFKIGHHPKMMPGGQRMLFWQAA